From a region of the Desulfomonile tiedjei genome:
- a CDS encoding GntR family transcriptional regulator produces the protein MNKSVREKIYEHIRDEITYCRLNPGERLTESALAITFRASRSPIREALRQLETEGLLTFEPNKGFTVSKLSIQQVDEIYSIRWLLESYATRLTVENISQEQIEFLQEINEKCRVAANSMDLPGWLQHNSVFHNFFYDQCGNENLRMILRTLQRRIHRYKYIIVSVPGHFRTYLEEHQGILKACKRRDGEKAEYYMKVHLQTIREVLIGHLKRFHDTANSVAASVSAQPR, from the coding sequence ATGAACAAATCCGTAAGAGAAAAGATCTACGAGCACATCAGGGATGAAATCACCTACTGCCGATTGAATCCCGGGGAACGGCTCACTGAATCAGCTCTGGCAATTACGTTTCGCGCGAGCCGCAGCCCCATCAGAGAGGCTTTGCGCCAATTGGAAACCGAGGGACTGCTCACCTTCGAACCGAACAAGGGCTTTACCGTGTCAAAACTTTCAATCCAACAGGTGGACGAGATCTACAGCATCAGGTGGCTGCTCGAGAGTTATGCCACAAGATTGACAGTGGAAAATATAAGCCAAGAACAAATTGAATTCTTGCAGGAAATTAATGAGAAATGCAGAGTGGCCGCAAACAGTATGGATTTGCCCGGCTGGCTCCAACACAATTCCGTCTTCCACAACTTCTTCTACGACCAGTGCGGGAATGAGAATCTCCGCATGATCTTGCGGACGCTCCAGCGCAGGATCCATCGGTACAAGTACATCATAGTAAGTGTTCCCGGCCATTTCCGGACCTACCTTGAGGAGCACCAAGGCATATTGAAGGCCTGCAAGAGGAGGGACGGCGAAAAAGCCGAGTACTATATGAAAGTCCATCTTCAGACCATCAGAGAAGTGCTTATCGGCCATCTAAAGCGATTTCACGACACGGCCAATTCAGTGGCCGCAAGCGTGTCAGCCCAACCGCGTTGA